The Henckelia pumila isolate YLH828 chromosome 2, ASM3356847v2, whole genome shotgun sequence genome includes a window with the following:
- the LOC140879308 gene encoding uncharacterized protein, producing the protein MEHIFVLKYLKNMLQDIEEEKIFPHKMCSAADGRVLEDALDREDKLKVSNGKFYLVDAGFMLRDGFIAPFIGTRYHLKEYSNRGPESQKEIFNHRYSSLRNAIERAVSVLKKRFSILASGAEPNYNVETHSEIILACCILHNFLMGVEPDERLIVEVDSELTHEDIVNEENANSRGRSESSKHGIMIRNRIAQEMWEDYACGLT; encoded by the exons ATGGAACATATTTTCGTGTTAAAGTATCTAAAGAACATGTTGCAAGATATAGAGGAAGAAAAGATTTTTCCACACAAAATGT GTTCTGCAGCTGATGGGCGTGTCCTTGAGGATGCACTTGATAGAGAGGATAAGCTAAAAGTTTCAAATG GTAAATTTTATCTTGTCGATGCTGGATTTATGCTAAGAGATGGTTTTATCGCTCCTTTCATAGGAACTCGGTATCATCTAAAAGAATATAGTAATCGTGGGCCAGAATCTCAAAAAGAAATATTTAATCACAGGTATTCATCTTTGAGAAATGCCATTGAAAGAGCAGTCAGTGTTTTAAAGAAGAGATTTTCAATTTTAGCTAGTGGTGCCGAGCCTAACTACAACGTAGAGACTCATTCAGAAATTATATTAGCATGTTGTATTTTACATAATTTCCTCATGGGAGTAGAACCCGATGAAAGATTGATTGTCGAAGTCGATAGTGAACTAACACATGAAGATATCGTGAATGAAGAAAATGCAAATTCTCGTGGTAGATCTGAAAGCAGCAAGCATGGAATAATGATAAGAAATAGAATAGCACAAGAAATGTGGGAAGATTATGCATGTGGTcttacttaa